A window of Pedococcus badiiscoriae genomic DNA:
CGCACCTCGTGTTCCTCTGCTCGCCCAACAACCCCACGGGGACCGCGCTCGGCCTCGACGTGGTGGAGGCCGTGTATGCCGCGGCGGAGCGGCCCGTGGTCGTCGTGGACGAGGCCTACGAGGAGTTCGCCCGGCCAGGCACGCCGAGCGCGCTGACCCTGCTCGAAGGCCGTCCGAGGCTCGTGGTCACCCGCACGATGAGCAAGGCGTTCGCCTTCGCGGGTGGTCGGCTGGGGTACCTGGCCGCCGATCCCGCCCTCGTCGACGCGCTGCGGCTGGTGCGGCTGCCCTACCACCTGTCCGCACCCACCCAGGCGATCGCCCTCGCTGCCCTGCGGCACGCGCCCGAGCTGCTCGGCAGCGTCGAGGCGATCAAGGAGCAGCGGGACCGGATGGTCACCGGACTGGCCGATCTCGGCCTGGCGCCAGTGCCCAGCGACGCCAACTTCGTCCTGTTCGGCGGGCTCGCCGACGCGGCCGCGACCTGGCGGGCGCTGCTGGACCGGGGAGTGCTCGTCCGCGACGTCGGCATTCCCCACTATCTTCGTGTCACGGCCGGGACCCCGGACGAGACTGGTGCGTTCCTCGCCGCGATGGCGCAGATCGCCCGACCTGAGCAGGACAGGAGCGCGCCGTGACCCCAGAGACCGTGACGCCAGACACCGTGACCCCTGAGATCGTGGCGCAGCAGACCGTGACGCAGCAGGCCGTGACGCAGCAGAGCCCGGCGCACCAGACGCGCGCGGGCGACCGCACGGCGTCGCTGAGCCGCTCCACGTCGGAGTCCAGCGTCGAGGTCGAGCTCAACCTCGACGGCACGGGTCAGTCGGAGATCTCCACCGGGGTCAGGTTCTACGACCACATGCTGGCGTCCCTGGCCAAGCACTCGCTCATCGACCTGCGGGTCAAGGCCGCCGGAGACGTCGACGTCGACGCGCACCACACCGTCGAGGACGTCGCGATCGTGCTCGGTGACGCCTTGCGCGAGGCCCTCGGCGACAAGTCCGGCATCTCCCGCTTCGGCGATGCGACGGTGCCCCTCGACGAGGCGCTGGTCCAGGCCGTCGTGGACGTGGCCGGGCGTCCCTACGTCGTGCACACGGGCGAACCCGACGGGCAGGCCTACGTCGTCATCGGCGGCAACTACGTCGGCTCGCTCACCCGCCACGTCTGGGAGTCCTTCGCCGGGCGGGCCGGGATCGCGCTGCACGTGCGCGTGCTGTCCGGTCGCGACCCGCACCACATCGTCGAGGCCCAGTACAAGGCGGTGGCCCGTGCCCTGCGGGCCGCGGTCGCGCGCGACGAGCGGGTCAGCGGCATACCCAGCGCGAAGGGCAGCCTTTCCACGTGAGCGTGCCGTGGCAGCCCGCGCGGGAGGCGCGCGGACTGCTCCTGGTCAGCGGCGAGCCGGGGGCTGTCACCTCGTGGCTGCGCCGCGGACTGGTGGCCTGCCAGGTGGTCCCGCTCGGGGCCTGGACCGCGGTGCTGCCGACCGAGCGCAGCTCCCGCGCGGAGCCGCCCTACGACGACGCCGTCGCCGTGCTCGCAGCGCGTCCCGTCCCGCGCAGGCTGAGGGGTGCCCTGGGGTTCTTCACCGTCGACGGTCGCGCTGTGGTGACCGCCCAGCGGCCGGGCTGGCGGGACGGCATCCGGTGGCTGGTGTGGGAGCCCGGCGCTGGGGTCCTGCGCGCACCGCACCTCGAGCTGGCCGGGCCGGCGGATCTCGTCGCCGCCGCTGGAGCTCGCCACGGCGACCAGCGTGCCGTCGCCGGTGTGGTGGCCGAACGCGACAGCACGGCCGACGCCCTCATCACCGACCTGCTGTCGGTGCTGGGCCTGCCGGGTTCGGACCTGGTCGGTCCGGGCGTCGGCCTCCGCGGGCAGGTGGTCGCACCCACGGCGCAGGCGGTGGCCCGCTTCGACGCGCGGATGGCCGAGCAGGCTCGGCACCGCGCCGAACTGGAGGAGAACTGATGAGCCGGGTTGTCGTGTTCGACTACGGCAGTGGCAACGTGCGCTCGGCCGTGCGCGCGCTGGAGCACGTGGGTGCCGAGGTGGAGCTGACCGCGGACCGTGCTGCTGCGCTCGCGGCCGACGGCCTGTTCGTGCCCGGGGTGGGGAACTTCCACGCCTGCATGGCTGGACTGCGCGCTGCCGAAGGTCCGGTGGTGATCGACCTGCGGCTCTCCGGGGGACGCCCGGTGCTCGGCGTCTGCGTCGGGATGCAGGTGTTGTTCGACGGTTCGGACGAGCCCAGCGCTGCTCCGCAGGAGGGCCTGGGGGAGTGGCCCGGGGCAGTGTCCCGGCTGCAGGCCGACGTGGTGCCGCACATGGGCTGGTCCGAGGTCGACGTCCCGGCAGGGAGCCACCTCTTCGCGGGCGTGGAGTCCGAGCGCTTCTACTTCGTCCACTCGTATGCCGTGCAGTCCTGGACCCTGGAGGAGCCCACCGGCGCCTTCGCCGCCGTCGCCCCCAAGGTCACCTGGGCGCAGCACGGTGGGCGGTTCGTCGCAGCCGTCGAGAACGGCCCGCTGGCGGCGACGCAGTTCCACCCCGAGAAGTCCGGTGACGCAGGCCTGGCCCTCCTCGAGAACTGGGTGAAGTCACTGTGACCACGACCCCCCAACCCCGACCAGAGGATCCCGCATGACCCACGCACCGCGACTCGAGCTCCTGCCCGCTGTCGACGTCCAGGGCGGCCGCGCCGTCCAGCTCGTGCAGGGGGTGGCGGGCAGCGGGGGCGAGTTCGGCGACCCGTGGGAGGCAGCCCTGCGGTGGCAGGAGCAGGGGGCGGAGTGGCTGCACCTCGTCGACCTCGACGCCGCCTTCGGCCGCGGCTCGAACCGCGACCTGCTGGCGGACATCGTCGGCCGGCTGGACCTCCAGGTCGAGCTGAGCGGCGGGATCCGCGATGCCGAGTCCCTGGAGGCGGCGCTGGCCACGGGATGTCGCAGGGTCAACCTGGGGACGGCTGCACTGGAGGACCCGGAGTGGACCGCGCGGGCCATCGCTGAGCACGGTGACCGGGTGGCGGTGGGTCTCGACGTGCGGGGGACCACCCTGGCCGCGCGCGGCTGGACGAAGGACGGCGGCGACCTCTGGGAGACCCTGGCCCGGCTCGACGCCGAGGGGTGCGCGCGCTACGTCGTCACCGACGTCAACAAGGACGGCATGCTCAAGGGTCCGAACCTCGACCTGCTCCGCGAGGTCTGTGCCCGCACCGACCGGCCGGTCGTGGCCTCGGGTGGGGTGTCGACGCTCGAGGACATCGAGGCGATCCGGGGATTGGTCCCGCTCGGGGTCGAGGGC
This region includes:
- the hisH gene encoding imidazole glycerol phosphate synthase subunit HisH, which codes for MSRVVVFDYGSGNVRSAVRALEHVGAEVELTADRAAALAADGLFVPGVGNFHACMAGLRAAEGPVVIDLRLSGGRPVLGVCVGMQVLFDGSDEPSAAPQEGLGEWPGAVSRLQADVVPHMGWSEVDVPAGSHLFAGVESERFYFVHSYAVQSWTLEEPTGAFAAVAPKVTWAQHGGRFVAAVENGPLAATQFHPEKSGDAGLALLENWVKSL
- the hisB gene encoding imidazoleglycerol-phosphate dehydratase HisB — protein: MTQQSPAHQTRAGDRTASLSRSTSESSVEVELNLDGTGQSEISTGVRFYDHMLASLAKHSLIDLRVKAAGDVDVDAHHTVEDVAIVLGDALREALGDKSGISRFGDATVPLDEALVQAVVDVAGRPYVVHTGEPDGQAYVVIGGNYVGSLTRHVWESFAGRAGIALHVRVLSGRDPHHIVEAQYKAVARALRAAVARDERVSGIPSAKGSLST
- a CDS encoding histidinol-phosphate transaminase encodes the protein MTDIDSSSIEGLLREDLRGGTPYGAPQFDVPVRLNTNESSYPVPPTVVAEITAAVGEVAAGLNRYPDREFSDLRTALAAYLSSSGTSVDPAQVWAGNGSNEVLQHVVLAFGGPGRTALGFTPAYSMHPIISSTVGTTWVDGLRGQGGAPFDLTVESAVAQVRAHDPHLVFLCSPNNPTGTALGLDVVEAVYAAAERPVVVVDEAYEEFARPGTPSALTLLEGRPRLVVTRTMSKAFAFAGGRLGYLAADPALVDALRLVRLPYHLSAPTQAIALAALRHAPELLGSVEAIKEQRDRMVTGLADLGLAPVPSDANFVLFGGLADAAATWRALLDRGVLVRDVGIPHYLRVTAGTPDETGAFLAAMAQIARPEQDRSAP
- the priA gene encoding bifunctional 1-(5-phosphoribosyl)-5-((5-phosphoribosylamino)methylideneamino)imidazole-4-carboxamide isomerase/phosphoribosylanthranilate isomerase PriA, with the protein product MTHAPRLELLPAVDVQGGRAVQLVQGVAGSGGEFGDPWEAALRWQEQGAEWLHLVDLDAAFGRGSNRDLLADIVGRLDLQVELSGGIRDAESLEAALATGCRRVNLGTAALEDPEWTARAIAEHGDRVAVGLDVRGTTLAARGWTKDGGDLWETLARLDAEGCARYVVTDVNKDGMLKGPNLDLLREVCARTDRPVVASGGVSTLEDIEAIRGLVPLGVEGAIVGSALYRGAFTLPAALDAAGRP